One genomic segment of Rhizobium viscosum includes these proteins:
- the murB gene encoding UDP-N-acetylmuramate dehydrogenase yields the protein MKQVNGEKLLASLGEGVKDIRGRLTPDAPMDRVTWFHAGGLAELMFQPHDEDDLIAFLKILPDEVPLTVVGVGSNILVRDGGIPGVVLRLSAKGFGFVELAGENRILAGAICPDKHVAAMAMDNGIGGFAFYYGIPGGIGGAARMNAGANGSETKDRVVEVRAIDRKGNKHVLTNAEMGYSYRHSDAADDLIFTSVLFEGYPDDRAKIRAEMDAVRNHRETVQPIREKTGGSTFKNPEGHSAWKLIDEADCRGLVIGSAQMSSLHCNFMINMGQATGYDLEYLGEEVRRKVFETAGIKLEWEIKRLGLFMPGREVRPFQGVTTE from the coding sequence ATGAAACAGGTTAATGGGGAAAAGCTACTTGCCTCTCTCGGAGAAGGCGTAAAGGACATTCGCGGTCGACTGACGCCGGATGCCCCCATGGACCGCGTCACCTGGTTCCACGCCGGCGGTCTGGCAGAGCTGATGTTCCAGCCGCACGACGAGGACGATCTCATCGCCTTCCTGAAGATCCTGCCGGATGAAGTTCCGCTGACGGTGGTCGGCGTCGGCTCGAACATCCTGGTACGCGATGGCGGAATTCCGGGCGTCGTGCTGCGCCTGTCGGCCAAGGGCTTCGGCTTTGTCGAACTCGCCGGCGAAAACCGCATTCTCGCCGGCGCCATCTGCCCGGACAAGCATGTGGCCGCCATGGCGATGGACAACGGCATCGGCGGATTTGCTTTCTATTATGGCATTCCAGGCGGCATCGGTGGTGCCGCCCGCATGAATGCCGGCGCCAATGGATCCGAGACGAAGGATCGCGTCGTCGAGGTCCGCGCGATCGACCGCAAGGGCAACAAACACGTGCTGACGAATGCCGAGATGGGCTATTCCTATCGCCATTCCGATGCTGCCGATGATCTGATCTTCACCTCAGTGCTGTTCGAGGGCTATCCCGACGATCGCGCCAAGATCCGCGCCGAGATGGATGCCGTGCGCAATCACCGGGAGACGGTGCAGCCGATTCGTGAAAAGACCGGTGGTTCGACCTTCAAGAATCCCGAGGGGCATTCGGCGTGGAAGCTGATCGACGAGGCGGATTGCCGCGGTCTCGTCATCGGCAGCGCGCAGATGTCGTCGCTTCACTGCAACTTCATGATCAACATGGGGCAGGCGACGGGTTACGATCTCGAATATCTCGGCGAAGAAGTGCGTCGCAAGGTTTTCGAGACGGCGGGCATCAAGCTCGAATGGGAAATCAAGCGTCTCGGTCTCTTCATGCCCGGCCGCGAGGTTCGCCCTTTCCAGGGTGTCACGACAGAGTAA
- a CDS encoding UDP-glucose 4-epimerase family protein, which yields MRCLVTGAAGFVGAPLVERLYRERICDVAVTTRSPISAFPPDIRHFPIEITEKTDWTAALEGVDAIVHLAARVHMMNDRSADPLADFRRVNTASTLNLAEQAARAGVKRFVFISTIKVNGEENDRPFRHDDAPKPIDPYGISKMESEIGLREIAARTGMEVVVIRPPLVYGPGARGNFALLVALVRKKLPLPFASLKNHRTLVAVQNLVDLIITCMQHPAAAGETFLAGDGEDLSTPALIEGIAAGLGVRPALLPFPPSLIHMAARITGKEAVYQRLCGSLQVDISHARDVLGWSPIVTPREGLRLAVK from the coding sequence ATGCGATGCCTCGTCACCGGCGCAGCCGGCTTCGTCGGCGCTCCTCTTGTCGAACGGCTGTACAGGGAGCGGATCTGCGACGTGGCGGTTACGACCCGATCCCCGATATCAGCCTTCCCGCCTGATATCAGGCATTTCCCAATCGAGATCACCGAGAAGACTGATTGGACTGCAGCACTCGAAGGCGTCGATGCCATCGTCCATCTTGCTGCCCGCGTTCACATGATGAACGATCGCTCGGCTGATCCGCTGGCGGATTTCCGCCGGGTCAACACTGCCTCCACGCTCAATCTTGCCGAACAGGCAGCCCGCGCCGGCGTGAAGCGTTTCGTCTTCATCAGCACCATCAAGGTCAACGGCGAAGAAAACGACCGGCCGTTCAGGCACGATGACGCGCCGAAGCCGATCGATCCCTACGGCATTTCGAAAATGGAAAGCGAAATCGGCCTCCGGGAGATCGCCGCCCGCACCGGCATGGAGGTCGTCGTCATTCGCCCGCCGCTTGTCTACGGCCCAGGTGCACGCGGTAACTTCGCCCTGCTCGTCGCCCTTGTCCGCAAGAAGCTGCCCCTGCCCTTCGCCTCGCTGAAGAACCACCGCACGCTGGTCGCGGTTCAGAACCTCGTCGACCTGATCATCACCTGCATGCAGCATCCGGCTGCCGCAGGCGAAACCTTCCTTGCGGGCGATGGGGAAGATCTCTCGACGCCTGCGTTGATCGAGGGTATCGCCGCAGGGCTCGGTGTCAGACCGGCACTTCTCCCCTTCCCGCCTTCCCTGATACACATGGCGGCCAGGATCACGGGAAAGGAAGCCGTCTATCAGCGCCTCTGCGGCTCGCTGCAGGTCGATATATCCCATGCGCGCGACGTGCTGGGCTGGTCGCCCATCGTGACGCCGCGCGAAGGTTTAAGGCTTGCAGTAAAATAG
- the murC gene encoding UDP-N-acetylmuramate--L-alanine ligase — protein sequence MKLPKAIGLVHFIGIGGIGMSGIAEVLHNLGHRVQGSDQSDSANVQRLRDKGIEVFVGHRAENLGDAEVVVVSTAIKKSNPELIAAREKLLPVVRRAEMLAELMRFRNAIAIGGTHGKTTTTSLVATLLEAGGLDPTVINGGIINAYGTNARMGEGEWMVVEADESDGTFLKLPADVAVVTNIDPEHLDHYGNFDAVRAAFRQFVENVPFYGFGVMCLDHPEVQALVSRIEDRKVITYGENPQADVRFMNVRIDGTRSIFDVEIRRRRTGEVIRLDDLVMPMPGRHNISNATAAIAVANRLGMSREDIAKGLASFGGVKRRFTLTGEWNGVQIFDDYGHHPVEIKAVLRAAREACKGRIIAVHQPHRYTRLSSLFEEFAACFNDADSIFIAPVYAAGEDAIEGAESESLVSRIKSGGHRDARFLPSAEALPQMVAEIAKPGDFVVLLGAGSITYWAAALPKQLQDLSGKSA from the coding sequence ATCTCGGTCACAGGGTACAGGGATCGGATCAGTCCGACAGCGCCAACGTTCAGCGCCTGCGCGACAAGGGCATCGAAGTCTTTGTCGGCCATAGGGCGGAAAACCTCGGCGATGCCGAAGTCGTCGTCGTGTCGACCGCGATCAAGAAGAGCAATCCGGAACTCATTGCTGCACGCGAGAAGCTCCTGCCGGTCGTGCGCCGCGCTGAAATGCTGGCCGAGCTGATGCGCTTCCGCAATGCGATTGCCATCGGCGGCACGCATGGCAAGACGACGACCACTTCGCTTGTTGCCACGCTGCTCGAAGCCGGAGGGCTGGATCCGACCGTCATCAATGGCGGCATCATCAATGCCTACGGCACGAATGCGCGCATGGGCGAGGGCGAGTGGATGGTGGTCGAGGCGGACGAATCCGACGGCACCTTCCTGAAGCTGCCGGCCGATGTGGCCGTCGTGACCAATATCGATCCTGAGCATCTGGATCATTACGGCAATTTCGACGCCGTTCGCGCCGCCTTCCGGCAATTTGTCGAGAATGTTCCTTTCTACGGCTTCGGCGTCATGTGCCTCGACCATCCCGAGGTTCAGGCGCTGGTCAGCCGGATCGAAGACCGCAAGGTCATCACCTACGGCGAGAATCCGCAGGCCGATGTGCGCTTCATGAATGTGCGTATCGATGGCACGCGCTCGATCTTCGACGTTGAAATCCGCCGCCGCCGCACCGGCGAAGTCATCAGGCTCGACGATCTCGTCATGCCGATGCCCGGCCGTCACAACATCTCGAATGCCACCGCGGCCATCGCCGTCGCCAACCGCCTCGGCATGTCCCGCGAGGATATCGCCAAAGGGCTTGCCTCTTTCGGCGGCGTAAAGCGGCGCTTCACGCTGACCGGCGAATGGAACGGCGTGCAGATCTTCGACGATTACGGTCATCACCCGGTCGAGATCAAGGCGGTGCTGCGCGCCGCCCGCGAGGCCTGCAAGGGCCGTATCATCGCGGTGCACCAGCCTCACCGCTATACCCGCCTGTCGAGCCTGTTCGAGGAATTTGCCGCCTGCTTCAATGATGCCGATAGTATTTTTATCGCGCCTGTTTATGCAGCGGGCGAGGATGCGATCGAGGGCGCGGAATCGGAATCGCTGGTTTCCCGCATCAAATCGGGTGGTCATCGCGATGCGCGCTTCCTTCCTTCGGCGGAAGCTCTACCGCAGATGGTAGCAGAAATTGCAAAACCCGGGGACTTTGTAGTTCTGTTGGGTGCTGGTAGCATTACATATTGGGCAGCGGCGCTGCCGAAGCAGTTGCAAGACCTTTCAGGAAAATCCGCATGA
- a CDS encoding MFS transporter: MTEAISVSPSPSSSTQVNSPARVLIASLIGTTIEFFDFYVYATAAVLVFPHLFFPSSDPTSALLQSLVTFSIAFFARPFGAVVFGHFGDKVGRKATLVAALMTMGLSTVVIGILPGYDAIGIAAPLLLALCRFGQGLGLGGEWGGAVLLATENAPPGRRSWYAMFPQLGAPIGFILSSGFFLILAETMSNEDFLTYGWRIPFIASLALVAVGLYVRLKIAETPEFQKAVEKHERVAVPVATVFRGHLRSLILGTFIAVATFVLFYLMTVFTLSWGTTPLEKGGLGYSREQFLVVQLVGVVFFGLTIPLSGWLSDRYSRRLILSLTTIAIAIFGFFYASLLTAGLTGAFMCSIIGLGLMGFTYGPIGAALAAPFPTMVRYTGASMTFNLGGIFGASLAPYIATWLATNYSLNYVGYYLAASAAISLICIRLSGREEV, translated from the coding sequence ATGACAGAAGCGATCTCCGTATCGCCGAGCCCTTCGAGCAGCACGCAAGTCAATTCCCCCGCACGCGTCCTGATCGCGAGCCTCATCGGCACCACGATCGAATTCTTCGATTTCTACGTCTATGCGACGGCAGCCGTCCTCGTTTTCCCGCACCTCTTCTTCCCGTCCAGCGATCCGACCTCTGCGCTGCTGCAATCCCTCGTCACTTTCTCTATCGCCTTCTTCGCCCGCCCCTTCGGCGCCGTGGTCTTCGGTCATTTCGGCGACAAGGTCGGCCGCAAGGCGACGCTGGTGGCAGCCCTGATGACCATGGGCCTGTCGACCGTGGTGATCGGCATTCTGCCGGGCTACGACGCGATCGGCATCGCCGCGCCGCTGCTGCTGGCACTTTGCCGCTTCGGCCAGGGCCTTGGCCTCGGCGGCGAATGGGGCGGCGCCGTGCTGCTCGCAACAGAAAACGCTCCTCCCGGCAGGCGCAGCTGGTATGCCATGTTCCCGCAGCTCGGTGCGCCGATCGGCTTCATTCTCTCCTCCGGCTTCTTCCTGATCCTGGCGGAAACCATGAGCAACGAGGACTTCCTCACCTATGGCTGGCGCATTCCCTTCATTGCCAGCCTCGCGCTCGTCGCCGTCGGTCTCTATGTTCGCCTGAAGATCGCTGAAACGCCGGAATTTCAGAAGGCTGTCGAAAAGCACGAGCGCGTCGCCGTTCCGGTCGCCACCGTCTTCCGCGGTCATCTGCGCAGCCTGATTCTCGGCACCTTCATCGCCGTCGCCACCTTCGTGCTCTTCTACCTGATGACGGTCTTCACGCTGTCCTGGGGCACCACACCCCTGGAAAAGGGCGGGCTCGGCTATTCGCGCGAGCAGTTCCTGGTCGTCCAACTCGTCGGCGTCGTCTTCTTCGGCCTGACGATCCCGCTCTCCGGCTGGCTATCGGATCGCTATTCGCGTCGCCTGATCCTGAGCCTGACGACGATCGCCATTGCGATCTTCGGCTTTTTCTACGCAAGCCTGCTGACGGCGGGCCTGACCGGCGCCTTCATGTGCTCGATCATCGGCCTCGGCCTGATGGGCTTCACCTATGGTCCGATCGGCGCAGCGCTCGCTGCCCCCTTCCCGACCATGGTGCGCTACACCGGCGCCTCGATGACCTTCAACCTCGGCGGCATCTTCGGGGCTTCGCTCGCTCCCTATATCGCCACCTGGCTCGCGACCAACTACAGCCTCAACTATGTCGGCTACTACCTCGCCGCCTCGGCTGCGATCTCGCTGATCTGCATCCGGCTGTCGGGCCGAGAAGAAGTCTGA